The following coding sequences lie in one Oncorhynchus gorbuscha isolate QuinsamMale2020 ecotype Even-year linkage group LG10, OgorEven_v1.0, whole genome shotgun sequence genomic window:
- the tmem234 gene encoding transmembrane protein 234 isoform X2, which yields MDLSTGLYTDLCTMVKHCYMEVLCLLLVAVLWGCTNPFLKRGTEGIEHVKKDSKFLHFLAEYLIPFLLNQSGSLVYYFTLAATDLSLAVPVANSLTFLFTMLTGKLLGEEFGGKRAVGGMVLTMVGITLCIVSSISETESKGQQNGTKVSP from the exons ATGGACCTCAGCACCGGACTCTACACAGACCTGTGCACCATGGTCAAGCACTGCTACA TGGAGGTACTATGCCTCCTGCTGGTAGCTGTGCTGTGGGGCTGCACCAACCCATTTCTGAAGAGAGGCACTGAGGGGATTGAACATGTGAAAAAGGATAGCAAGTTTCTTCACTTCCTGGCAGAG TACCTGATACCATTCCTACTGAATCAGAGTGGGTCCTTGGTGTACTACTTCACTCTTGCCGCCACAG ATCTGTCTCTGGCTGTGCCCGTGGCCAACTCCCTCACCTTCCTCTTCACCATGCTCACTGGGAAGCTACTCGGGGAGGAGTTTGGAGGGAAAA GAGCTGTTGGAGGGATGGTCCTCACCATGGTGGGCATCACTCTATGCATAGTGAGCTCCATCAGTGAGACTGAGAGCAAGGGGCAGCAGAATGGCACAAAGGTCTCACCATAG
- the tmem234 gene encoding transmembrane protein 234 isoform X1: MDLSTGLYTDLCTMVKHCYMEVLCLLLVAVLWGCTNPFLKRGTEGIEHVKKDSKFLHFLAEVKFLFLNIKYLIPFLLNQSGSLVYYFTLAATDLSLAVPVANSLTFLFTMLTGKLLGEEFGGKRAVGGMVLTMVGITLCIVSSISETESKGQQNGTKVSP; this comes from the exons ATGGACCTCAGCACCGGACTCTACACAGACCTGTGCACCATGGTCAAGCACTGCTACA TGGAGGTACTATGCCTCCTGCTGGTAGCTGTGCTGTGGGGCTGCACCAACCCATTTCTGAAGAGAGGCACTGAGGGGATTGAACATGTGAAAAAGGATAGCAAGTTTCTTCACTTCCTGGCAGAGGTTAAGTTCCTGTTTTTAAACATCAAG TACCTGATACCATTCCTACTGAATCAGAGTGGGTCCTTGGTGTACTACTTCACTCTTGCCGCCACAG ATCTGTCTCTGGCTGTGCCCGTGGCCAACTCCCTCACCTTCCTCTTCACCATGCTCACTGGGAAGCTACTCGGGGAGGAGTTTGGAGGGAAAA GAGCTGTTGGAGGGATGGTCCTCACCATGGTGGGCATCACTCTATGCATAGTGAGCTCCATCAGTGAGACTGAGAGCAAGGGGCAGCAGAATGGCACAAAGGTCTCACCATAG
- the tmem234 gene encoding transmembrane protein 234 isoform X4 yields the protein MEVLCLLLVAVLWGCTNPFLKRGTEGIEHVKKDSKFLHFLAEVKFLFLNIKYLIPFLLNQSGSLVYYFTLAATDLSLAVPVANSLTFLFTMLTGKLLGEEFGGKRAVGGMVLTMVGITLCIVSSISETESKGQQNGTKVSP from the exons A TGGAGGTACTATGCCTCCTGCTGGTAGCTGTGCTGTGGGGCTGCACCAACCCATTTCTGAAGAGAGGCACTGAGGGGATTGAACATGTGAAAAAGGATAGCAAGTTTCTTCACTTCCTGGCAGAGGTTAAGTTCCTGTTTTTAAACATCAAG TACCTGATACCATTCCTACTGAATCAGAGTGGGTCCTTGGTGTACTACTTCACTCTTGCCGCCACAG ATCTGTCTCTGGCTGTGCCCGTGGCCAACTCCCTCACCTTCCTCTTCACCATGCTCACTGGGAAGCTACTCGGGGAGGAGTTTGGAGGGAAAA GAGCTGTTGGAGGGATGGTCCTCACCATGGTGGGCATCACTCTATGCATAGTGAGCTCCATCAGTGAGACTGAGAGCAAGGGGCAGCAGAATGGCACAAAGGTCTCACCATAG
- the tmem234 gene encoding transmembrane protein 234 isoform X5, whose amino-acid sequence MVSVVEVLCLLLVAVLWGCTNPFLKRGTEGIEHVKKDSKFLHFLAEYLIPFLLNQSGSLVYYFTLAATDLSLAVPVANSLTFLFTMLTGKLLGEEFGGKRAVGGMVLTMVGITLCIVSSISETESKGQQNGTKVSP is encoded by the exons ATGGTGTCCGTGG TGGAGGTACTATGCCTCCTGCTGGTAGCTGTGCTGTGGGGCTGCACCAACCCATTTCTGAAGAGAGGCACTGAGGGGATTGAACATGTGAAAAAGGATAGCAAGTTTCTTCACTTCCTGGCAGAG TACCTGATACCATTCCTACTGAATCAGAGTGGGTCCTTGGTGTACTACTTCACTCTTGCCGCCACAG ATCTGTCTCTGGCTGTGCCCGTGGCCAACTCCCTCACCTTCCTCTTCACCATGCTCACTGGGAAGCTACTCGGGGAGGAGTTTGGAGGGAAAA GAGCTGTTGGAGGGATGGTCCTCACCATGGTGGGCATCACTCTATGCATAGTGAGCTCCATCAGTGAGACTGAGAGCAAGGGGCAGCAGAATGGCACAAAGGTCTCACCATAG
- the tmem234 gene encoding transmembrane protein 234 isoform X3 — MVSVVEVLCLLLVAVLWGCTNPFLKRGTEGIEHVKKDSKFLHFLAEVKFLFLNIKYLIPFLLNQSGSLVYYFTLAATDLSLAVPVANSLTFLFTMLTGKLLGEEFGGKRAVGGMVLTMVGITLCIVSSISETESKGQQNGTKVSP; from the exons ATGGTGTCCGTGG TGGAGGTACTATGCCTCCTGCTGGTAGCTGTGCTGTGGGGCTGCACCAACCCATTTCTGAAGAGAGGCACTGAGGGGATTGAACATGTGAAAAAGGATAGCAAGTTTCTTCACTTCCTGGCAGAGGTTAAGTTCCTGTTTTTAAACATCAAG TACCTGATACCATTCCTACTGAATCAGAGTGGGTCCTTGGTGTACTACTTCACTCTTGCCGCCACAG ATCTGTCTCTGGCTGTGCCCGTGGCCAACTCCCTCACCTTCCTCTTCACCATGCTCACTGGGAAGCTACTCGGGGAGGAGTTTGGAGGGAAAA GAGCTGTTGGAGGGATGGTCCTCACCATGGTGGGCATCACTCTATGCATAGTGAGCTCCATCAGTGAGACTGAGAGCAAGGGGCAGCAGAATGGCACAAAGGTCTCACCATAG